AAATCACAAATGGGAATTGATTTTGACAATAATTACAAGCCGAAATATATTTCCATTCGGGGTAAAGGCGATACAATTAAGGAATTAAAATCAGAAGCAAAAAAGGCTAAAGATGTCTATCTAGCATCCGACCCCGACCGTGAAGGAGAAGCAATTGCTTGGCATGTAGCTCATGCGTTAAATCTTGACGATACAGCTAAGAACCGGGTAACTTTCAATGAGGTTACTAAGGATGCAGTTAAGGAGAGCTTCAAGCATCCCCGTGCAATTGATATGGACACGGTTAACGCCCAGCAGGCACGGCGAATTTTAGACCGGATTGTTGGTTATTCACTCTCACCAATTTTATGGGATAAGGTTAAAAAGGGTTTGAGTGCTGGTCGTGTTCAGTCAGTTGCCTTAAAGTTAGTAATTGACCGGGAAAAAGAAATTAAAAATTTCAAACCGGAAGAATACTGGTCAATTGATGCTGAATTTAAAAAGGAACGCAAAGCATTCAAATCACAATTTTGGGGTGTTGATGGTAAAAAGAAGGAACTGCCAAATAACGATGCCGTTAAGGAAGTTTTAGCTAAAATCGATAAGAAAAAGGCATTCACCGTCAGCAAAGTTGTTGCTCGTGAACGCCGCCGGCAACCAGCTGCGCCATTTACAACTTCCACAATGCAACAGGAAGCTAACAAGCGGCTCAATTACCGTACTCGGCGAACAATGAGTATTGCCCAACAGCTTTATGAAGGAATTAGCCTTGGTAAATCAGGAACAGTCGGCTTAATTACTTATATGAGAACCGACTCTAAGCGGACGTCGCCGATTGCTCAAGCTGAAGCATCGAAGTTTTTAAATGAAAAATATGGTAAAGAATATGCAGCTAAGGGTCAGCGGCACTTTAAGAATGCTCAAGATGCTCAGGATGCCCATGAGGCAATTAGACCGACTAGTATTTATCGGACGCCGGAATCGCTCAAGTCAGTTTTAACGACTGAACAATATCGACTGTACAAGCTAATTTGGTCCAGATTTTTAGCCAGTGAAATGACGCCGGCTGTATATGATACGGTTAGAGCTGATATTGAGCAAAATGGGGTTATTTTTAGAACAACCGGCTCGAAGATGAAGTTTGCCGGATTTACTAAGGTTTACGATAATCAGCAGGAAAAAAACATCGAATTACCAAATTTAAATGAAGGCGATCAAGTTAAATTAACCAAGTCGGATAACAAGCAGCACTTTACTTTGCCACCGGCAAGATATACCGAAGCTAGTCTAGTGCATTCACTTGAAGAAAACGGCGTTGGTCGCCCTTCGACTTATGCGCCAACTATTGATACCATTCAGCGTCGCTATTATGTTAAGCTTGAGGGTAAGGCGATTGTGCCAACAGAATTAGGTGAAATCGTTGATAATTTAATCGAAAAGTTTTTCCCTGATATTGTTAACGTTGACTTTACTGCCCAATTAGAAAATGACCTCGACAGCGTTGAGGAAGGTAAGAAAAATTGGGTCAAGGTCATTGACGAATATTATCATCCCTTCAAAAAGGAACTTGATAAGGCAGACGCCGACATCAAGAAAGTTCAGATTAAGGATGAACCCGCTGGTTTTAATTGTGACATCTGTGGTGCACCAATGGTTATTAAAATGGGACGTTATGGCAAGTTCTATGCTTGCTCACGCTTCCCTGATTGCCGTAATACTAAGGCAATTGTCAAGAAGATTGGTGTAACTTGTCCTAAATGTGGCAAGGGGGATGTTGTTGAAAAGAAATCCAAGCGTAACCGCAAATTCTTTGGTTGCTCGCGTTATCCAGAATGCGACTTTGTCTCATGGGATAAACCGATTGGTCGCAATTGCCCTAATGATGGTCACTTTTTGGTTGAAAAGAAAAACAAGAAGGGCTTGGTTGTTCTGTGTCCTAAC
The sequence above is a segment of the Lactobacillus sp. ESL0677 genome. Coding sequences within it:
- the topA gene encoding type I DNA topoisomerase — encoded protein: MPTKSKPKKRKKTLVIVESPAKAKTIEKYLGRNYRVIASKGHIRDLPKSQMGIDFDNNYKPKYISIRGKGDTIKELKSEAKKAKDVYLASDPDREGEAIAWHVAHALNLDDTAKNRVTFNEVTKDAVKESFKHPRAIDMDTVNAQQARRILDRIVGYSLSPILWDKVKKGLSAGRVQSVALKLVIDREKEIKNFKPEEYWSIDAEFKKERKAFKSQFWGVDGKKKELPNNDAVKEVLAKIDKKKAFTVSKVVARERRRQPAAPFTTSTMQQEANKRLNYRTRRTMSIAQQLYEGISLGKSGTVGLITYMRTDSKRTSPIAQAEASKFLNEKYGKEYAAKGQRHFKNAQDAQDAHEAIRPTSIYRTPESLKSVLTTEQYRLYKLIWSRFLASEMTPAVYDTVRADIEQNGVIFRTTGSKMKFAGFTKVYDNQQEKNIELPNLNEGDQVKLTKSDNKQHFTLPPARYTEASLVHSLEENGVGRPSTYAPTIDTIQRRYYVKLEGKAIVPTELGEIVDNLIEKFFPDIVNVDFTAQLENDLDSVEEGKKNWVKVIDEYYHPFKKELDKADADIKKVQIKDEPAGFNCDICGAPMVIKMGRYGKFYACSRFPDCRNTKAIVKKIGVTCPKCGKGDVVEKKSKRNRKFFGCSRYPECDFVSWDKPIGRNCPNDGHFLVEKKNKKGLVVLCPNGDYKEEPKDEGAVKES